From Borrelia sp. RT5S, the proteins below share one genomic window:
- the trxA gene encoding thioredoxin, with protein sequence MVVTLTKQEFIDKVFDYENDKELIFRGSRPAIIDFYADWCGPCKMLAPVYDELSREYGDSIDFYKVDTDREQEVSMALGVQSLPTIMFIPVEGKPKVSVGYLQKDTFEDTIKDFFKI encoded by the coding sequence ATGGTGGTTACTTTGACTAAACAGGAATTTATTGATAAGGTTTTTGATTATGAGAATGACAAGGAATTGATTTTTAGGGGAAGCAGGCCTGCGATAATCGATTTTTATGCTGATTGGTGTGGTCCGTGTAAGATGCTTGCCCCAGTTTATGATGAGCTTTCAAGAGAGTATGGGGATAGCATTGATTTTTATAAGGTAGATACTGATAGGGAGCAAGAAGTTTCTATGGCGCTTGGAGTTCAGAGCCTTCCTACTATCATGTTTATTCCTGTTGAGGGAAAGCCAAAAGTTTCTGTGGGGTATCTACAAAAGGACACTTTTGAGGATACGATTAAGGATTTTTTTAAAATTTAA
- the secG gene encoding preprotein translocase subunit SecG — protein sequence MELFRFLMFVFFIVTSFMIILLVLFQDEQGDGIGGVFGGGSSSIFGAKSSNVAIKITGFFIALFFIFVVALSFVNTKRVDDSLLKEVKINEKGSQFWNDEARDDEGDSGGEKALKEKS from the coding sequence TTGGAATTGTTTCGATTTTTGATGTTTGTTTTTTTTATTGTAACTTCTTTTATGATTATCCTGTTGGTGTTATTTCAGGATGAGCAGGGTGATGGTATTGGGGGAGTGTTTGGTGGTGGAAGTTCTTCTATTTTTGGAGCTAAATCCTCAAACGTTGCGATAAAAATCACGGGGTTTTTTATTGCGCTTTTTTTTATATTCGTTGTTGCATTGTCTTTTGTTAATACGAAAAGAGTAGATGACAGTTTGTTAAAGGAAGTTAAGATAAATGAGAAGGGTTCACAGTTTTGGAATGATGAGGCAAGAGATGATGAAGGGGATAGTGGTGGTGAAAAGGCCTTGAAGGAAAAGAGCTGA
- a CDS encoding lipopolysaccharide assembly protein LapB: MSLSRFFCIFLILSLNVGNLIGSVTAIEYYQRAQEYYLVQKNYDAIDELLEAIKINPDYYEAYKLIAEIYYRLKIYNQAQFFVEKAYRMSDGDTEYKILYANILLKNKKTEKAKKFYTEVLSRQKNNIDALVGLASIFEEEGLLVAAANYYLTILEYGQTSYSAFERLMNIYEKLDMRDKAQHLINKIRGNFNSFPDFHKRVAEFYVSTQNLGIAEKYAQNYLMLIGTTYKDFGFVDAYRLLALIYLYQSKYEDSVDALQRAILVDKNVDELYYLLGYSYLKLGEVDKAILNLEKARGMKKDLGFYNIALEESFFVSNFRGFIQDNDINAEVSRKYEKEGFRAFKNLNLDEAVFNVKNAVDICPDNDSARFLLAKIYKLLKLDVMAYEELYYLAKQRNVLDPKILDFFDMVSFDVRSSLSFRYGYRSIGDLNKLYDERTVYKVGIFTQNENKVFGANELILRYAERIMERNLSIEVVNYNFDYSKNKDYLISSFSEGFSYARSSNLDLFLIFDLDVDVFKNSVRLEVGVYSGRTGVKVGTFNYNSGGVLYLSEVLSTFSRDFNAYLPRRGKILKIRKEDALINLGYVNDVKKGDVFLVLKEGALRYDNDGSSFISYNKADILGEILVEEVSDYISRGVLKSSSLLRDYIQEGYTIFIKSNLTLAIN; encoded by the coding sequence GTGAGTTTGAGTCGATTTTTTTGTATTTTTTTGATTTTAAGTTTAAATGTTGGAAACTTAATAGGCTCTGTGACTGCGATTGAATATTACCAAAGGGCACAAGAGTATTACCTTGTGCAAAAAAATTACGATGCAATTGATGAGCTTCTTGAGGCAATCAAGATAAATCCTGATTATTATGAGGCGTATAAGCTTATTGCGGAAATTTATTATCGGTTGAAAATATATAATCAGGCTCAATTTTTTGTAGAAAAAGCTTACAGAATGTCAGATGGCGACACTGAGTATAAAATCCTTTATGCTAACATACTACTTAAGAATAAAAAAACGGAAAAGGCTAAAAAATTCTATACAGAAGTTCTTTCTAGGCAAAAGAATAATATTGATGCCCTGGTGGGGCTTGCTTCGATATTTGAGGAAGAAGGATTGCTTGTAGCAGCTGCCAATTATTATCTTACAATCCTTGAGTATGGCCAGACAAGTTACAGCGCCTTTGAGCGCCTTATGAATATTTATGAGAAATTAGATATGAGAGATAAGGCGCAGCATTTGATTAATAAGATCAGGGGCAATTTTAATTCATTTCCAGATTTTCATAAAAGAGTAGCAGAATTTTATGTTAGTACTCAAAACTTAGGAATTGCGGAGAAATATGCTCAAAATTATTTGATGTTGATAGGAACCACTTATAAAGATTTTGGGTTTGTTGACGCTTATCGTTTGCTTGCCCTTATTTATTTGTATCAGTCTAAATATGAAGATTCAGTAGATGCTCTTCAGAGGGCAATACTTGTTGATAAAAATGTTGATGAACTTTATTACCTGCTTGGTTATTCTTATTTAAAACTTGGAGAAGTTGATAAAGCTATTTTAAACTTAGAAAAAGCCAGAGGCATGAAAAAGGATTTAGGGTTTTATAACATTGCTTTAGAAGAGAGTTTTTTTGTATCCAACTTTAGAGGTTTTATTCAGGATAATGATATTAATGCTGAAGTTTCTAGGAAGTACGAAAAAGAGGGATTTAGGGCCTTTAAGAATTTAAATTTAGACGAGGCAGTATTTAATGTAAAAAATGCTGTTGATATTTGTCCTGATAATGATAGCGCTAGATTTTTGCTTGCAAAAATCTATAAATTGCTGAAATTGGATGTGATGGCTTATGAGGAGCTTTATTATTTAGCAAAGCAGAGGAATGTTTTAGATCCTAAAATCTTAGATTTTTTTGACATGGTCTCATTTGATGTTAGAAGTTCTTTGTCTTTTAGGTATGGCTATAGGAGTATTGGTGATTTAAATAAGCTTTATGACGAGAGAACGGTTTATAAGGTGGGTATTTTCACACAGAATGAGAATAAAGTCTTTGGAGCAAATGAACTAATTTTAAGATATGCTGAGAGAATAATGGAACGCAATTTAAGCATAGAGGTGGTGAATTATAACTTTGATTATAGTAAAAATAAAGATTATTTAATAAGTAGCTTTTCTGAAGGGTTTTCTTATGCAAGGAGCAGTAATCTTGATTTATTTTTGATTTTTGATCTTGATGTGGATGTTTTTAAGAATTCGGTTAGGCTGGAAGTTGGAGTTTATTCAGGTAGAACGGGTGTTAAGGTCGGTACTTTTAACTATAATTCAGGGGGAGTTCTTTACTTAAGTGAGGTTTTAAGCACCTTCTCTAGGGATTTTAATGCTTATTTGCCTAGAAGGGGGAAGATACTTAAAATCAGGAAGGAAGATGCTCTTATTAATTTAGGATATGTGAACGATGTTAAGAAAGGTGATGTATTTTTGGTTCTCAAAGAAGGAGCTTTAAGGTATGACAACGATGGTTCTAGCTTTATCAGTTATAACAAGGCGGATATTCTTGGTGAAATTTTGGTCGAAGAGGTGAGTGATTATATTTCTAGGGGAGTTTTGAAGTCTTCTTCCCTTTTAAGAGATTATATTCAAGAGGGGTATACGATTTTTATAAAAAGTAATTTGACACTTGCTATTAATTAA
- a CDS encoding VUT family protein → MTEKYNAKTAVKCTTLGLLINITFVLMINFTLAFQHNLFDTSNIHLKLLFYDTAYTTTTVIGTYIIYICQNVNIYMYAVMKQKNLKIKWLKHNLNRLITSLIAYALIKFSVYAVSQLYRYQDIDFNIEGSRIFILAIMVIDSIIYHFLTSLKAQET, encoded by the coding sequence ATCACAGAAAAATACAATGCAAAAACAGCCGTAAAATGCACAACGCTGGGTCTGCTTATAAATATAACTTTTGTATTAATGATAAATTTTACTTTGGCTTTTCAACACAATTTATTCGACACCTCAAACATACATCTTAAACTATTGTTCTATGACACTGCATATACAACAACAACTGTTATTGGCACATACATTATATACATATGCCAGAATGTGAATATATACATGTATGCTGTTATGAAACAGAAAAACCTAAAAATCAAATGGCTGAAACATAACCTCAATAGATTGATCACCTCGTTGATAGCCTATGCTCTTATTAAATTTTCCGTTTATGCAGTTTCACAGTTGTATCGTTACCAAGATATTGATTTTAATATAGAAGGCTCTAGGATTTTTATCCTGGCAATAATGGTAATAGATTCTATTATTTATCATTTTTTGACTTCTCTTAAAGCACAAGAAACTTAA
- the gap gene encoding type I glyceraldehyde-3-phosphate dehydrogenase produces the protein MKLAVNGFGRIGRNVFKIAFERGIEIVAINDLTDPRTLAHLLKYDSTFGVYNKKVEAREKAIVVDGKEIRIIAERDPKNLPWGRLGVDVVIESTGVFSTATSDRGGYIDHVEHAGAKKVILTVPAKDDIKTIVLGVNDHDINSDLKAVSNASCTTNCLAPLAKVLHEAFGIEQGLMTTVHAYTNDQKILDLPHSDLRRARAGALSIIPTSTGAAKAVGLVLPELKGKLNGTSMRVPVPTGSIVDLTVQLKKKDVTKEEINSTLKRASETKELSGILGYTDDPIVSSDIKGNSHSSIVDGLETMVLMNGFVKVLSWYDNEFGYSTRVVDLAQRLVK, from the coding sequence ATGAAGTTGGCTGTTAATGGTTTTGGGCGCATAGGTAGAAATGTTTTCAAAATTGCTTTTGAAAGGGGGATCGAGATTGTTGCTATAAATGATTTAACAGATCCTAGAACACTTGCTCACCTTTTAAAGTATGATTCAACTTTTGGCGTATACAACAAGAAGGTTGAGGCTAGGGAGAAGGCAATTGTGGTGGACGGAAAGGAGATAAGGATTATTGCTGAGAGAGACCCTAAGAATCTTCCTTGGGGAAGACTTGGAGTTGATGTTGTAATTGAATCAACGGGTGTTTTCTCAACAGCAACGAGTGATAGGGGTGGATATATCGATCATGTGGAGCATGCTGGAGCTAAGAAGGTGATTTTGACAGTTCCTGCTAAGGATGATATTAAGACTATTGTGTTGGGCGTGAATGATCATGACATTAATTCTGATTTGAAGGCTGTTTCTAATGCTTCATGTACAACAAACTGTCTTGCTCCTCTTGCTAAGGTACTTCATGAAGCTTTTGGAATTGAGCAAGGTCTTATGACCACTGTTCATGCTTATACGAACGACCAAAAGATTCTTGACCTTCCACATTCTGATCTCAGACGAGCAAGAGCGGGGGCGCTGTCTATTATTCCTACTTCAACAGGTGCTGCTAAGGCTGTTGGGCTTGTTTTGCCTGAACTTAAGGGGAAGCTTAATGGTACTTCAATGAGAGTTCCTGTTCCAACGGGATCAATTGTCGATCTTACAGTGCAACTTAAGAAAAAGGATGTTACGAAAGAGGAAATAAATTCGACTCTTAAGAGAGCTTCTGAAACTAAGGAACTCAGTGGTATTTTGGGATATACGGATGATCCTATAGTTTCTTCAGATATTAAGGGAAATTCTCATTCTTCAATAGTTGACGGTCTTGAGACAATGGTTCTGATGAATGGTTTTGTTAAAGTGCTTTCATGGTATGACAATGAGTTTGGATATTCTACAAGAGTGGTTGATCTTGCACAAAGATTGGTTAAGTAA
- the ung gene encoding uracil-DNA glycosylase: MEVKIEKSWQEVLKNEFNKEYFKKLVSFIKNEYKTKNGKIFPPPSLIFNAFNSLPFKNIKVVVLGQDPYHGKGQANGLAFSVNSGIKIPPSLQNIFKEIESNLKIKTTANGDLKRWAIQGVFLLNSILTVEEGIPSSHKEIGWEIFTNEVIRIISTNLNNIVFMLWGNFARGKRNLIDTSKHLILETSHPSPYSANNGFLGSNHFGKTLEYLKKNHKTPINFQ, from the coding sequence ATGGAAGTAAAAATCGAGAAATCTTGGCAGGAAGTATTAAAAAACGAATTTAACAAAGAATATTTTAAGAAACTTGTGAGTTTCATAAAAAATGAATACAAAACGAAAAATGGTAAAATATTTCCTCCCCCAAGTCTTATATTTAATGCATTCAATTCTTTGCCATTTAAAAACATAAAGGTTGTCGTCCTTGGACAAGACCCATATCATGGAAAAGGACAAGCTAACGGATTGGCATTTTCTGTCAATTCAGGCATTAAAATACCTCCATCGCTACAAAACATTTTCAAAGAAATAGAAAGCAATCTAAAAATAAAAACTACTGCAAACGGGGATTTAAAAAGATGGGCAATCCAAGGTGTTTTTTTATTAAACTCAATACTAACAGTAGAAGAAGGAATTCCATCATCACACAAAGAAATAGGGTGGGAAATTTTTACAAACGAGGTAATAAGAATTATTTCAACAAATCTGAACAACATCGTATTCATGCTGTGGGGTAACTTCGCAAGGGGAAAAAGGAACTTAATTGACACATCAAAACACCTAATCCTTGAAACAAGCCACCCATCTCCTTACTCAGCGAACAACGGATTCCTAGGCTCAAACCACTTCGGCAAAACCCTGGAATACCTTAAAAAAAACCACAAAACTCCAATAAACTTTCAATGA
- a CDS encoding queuosine precursor transporter, with the protein MLLCTYSILITVYRFFGKKGLFVWVASSVAIANIQVLKQITLFGLNATLGNIIYASTYVATDILSEFYGRQVSKKAVYMGFISFIAFALITNIQLYFSPSKLDVHFNSLQSIFSSIPILLVASITAYILSQLNDVHLYQFIKNKFPKFLFVRSNGSTLVSELIDTIVFVGIATYFKIFPKEAFFDIALSTYLIKALAGFLGTPFIYASKFISQQKKQHDCSC; encoded by the coding sequence ATGTTGCTTTGCACTTATTCGATCTTAATTACAGTATACAGATTCTTTGGAAAAAAAGGTTTATTTGTGTGGGTGGCGTCCTCTGTAGCCATCGCAAACATTCAAGTTTTAAAACAAATTACTTTGTTTGGTTTAAATGCTACACTTGGCAATATTATTTATGCATCGACCTATGTTGCAACCGATATTTTATCGGAATTTTACGGACGCCAGGTTTCAAAAAAAGCAGTTTACATGGGTTTTATAAGTTTCATAGCTTTTGCTCTCATCACGAATATTCAACTTTATTTTTCACCAAGCAAACTTGATGTACATTTCAACAGCTTACAAAGCATCTTCTCTTCAATCCCAATTTTATTAGTTGCATCAATAACCGCATACATACTATCTCAGTTAAACGACGTCCACTTGTATCAATTCATTAAAAATAAATTTCCAAAATTTCTCTTCGTAAGAAGCAATGGATCGACACTGGTAAGTGAATTAATAGATACAATCGTATTTGTGGGTATTGCAACGTATTTCAAAATATTTCCAAAAGAGGCTTTCTTTGATATAGCACTTTCTACGTATTTAATTAAAGCACTTGCTGGTTTTTTAGGAACACCATTTATTTACGCATCAAAATTCATTTCACAGCAAAAAAAACAACACGACTGCAGTTGTTAA
- a CDS encoding 16S rRNA (uracil(1498)-N(3))-methyltransferase codes for MNLILIGSQDFKNGILLDDFRVKHITEILNLEDNGKFKFGIIEEEWIYCCTYKKDTKLFFKESHKIAKSNKLKKIKVMLGLVRPITAKRIIKDLASIGVSEIIFFNALLSEKSYSYSKLFKEKKYEKYLIEGAMQGGITYIPKVKILNNIKDALSAIEYEGSGYTKVLLEKESNTNLTDIKITTTNAAVLIGPERGFAEKEINLVRERGFLSYSISTNTLRTETAAIISSGIIASKITKK; via the coding sequence ATGAACTTAATACTAATAGGCTCACAAGACTTCAAAAATGGGATTCTTCTTGATGATTTTAGAGTAAAACACATTACCGAAATATTAAATCTTGAAGACAATGGAAAATTTAAATTTGGAATCATTGAAGAAGAGTGGATTTATTGTTGCACATACAAGAAAGACACAAAACTTTTTTTTAAAGAAAGTCATAAAATAGCAAAGTCAAATAAGTTAAAGAAAATAAAAGTAATGCTTGGTTTGGTACGTCCAATCACAGCAAAAAGAATAATTAAAGACCTTGCCAGTATTGGAGTCTCTGAAATTATTTTTTTTAACGCTTTACTTAGTGAGAAATCTTACTCATACTCCAAACTGTTTAAAGAAAAAAAATATGAAAAATACTTAATAGAAGGTGCTATGCAAGGTGGCATTACCTATATACCAAAAGTAAAAATTCTTAACAATATAAAAGACGCTTTAAGCGCCATAGAATACGAAGGCTCTGGGTACACAAAGGTATTGCTTGAAAAAGAAAGCAATACCAACTTAACTGATATTAAAATAACAACAACCAACGCTGCTGTCCTGATTGGTCCAGAGAGAGGATTTGCAGAAAAAGAGATAAACTTAGTAAGAGAAAGAGGATTTCTGTCGTATTCCATATCAACAAACACATTAAGAACAGAAACAGCTGCGATCATATCTTCCGGTATTATTGCATCCAAGATAACCAAAAAGTAA
- a CDS encoding DUF3276 family protein: MGERGEIYSDKLFTNSERTYFFNVKENRKGDYFLNIVESKRNASGDFERHSVFIYEENIKEFEASLLRAISVIKKKISGNYVAGDAQRDDFDAHNEGFRSDDFDKDYHFSRRSRNRDY, translated from the coding sequence ATGGGAGAGCGAGGGGAAATATATTCCGATAAATTATTTACAAATTCTGAGAGAACTTATTTCTTTAATGTTAAAGAAAATAGGAAGGGTGATTATTTTTTAAATATTGTTGAAAGTAAAAGGAATGCTAGCGGAGATTTTGAAAGACATTCAGTTTTTATTTATGAGGAAAATATTAAAGAATTTGAAGCAAGCTTATTAAGAGCAATTTCTGTAATTAAGAAGAAGATTTCTGGGAATTATGTTGCAGGGGATGCGCAGCGCGATGATTTTGATGCCCATAATGAAGGTTTCAGAAGTGACGATTTTGACAAAGATTACCACTTTTCAAGAAGGTCTAGAAATAGAGATTATTAA
- the pgk gene encoding phosphoglycerate kinase, giving the protein MAIKTIKDFNFLGKRALVRCDFNVPLREGNISDDTRIRAVLPTLEYLKAHGARVVLMSHLGRPDGVRDLRYSLGPVARRLSELLGEDVKILSDCIGDDVFDAISLMKDGDVVLLENVRFYKEEEQNDSVFAEKLSRNGDVFVNDAFGTAHRAHASTAGVADYLPAVGGFLMEREDKFLGKILKNPESPFVSIIGGSKVSSKIGVLESLLPRSNVMVIGGGMAYTFLKVGGHSIGKSLLEDGCIDVAASFLKKASDLNVRIILPLDHVVSSEFKADSIPEYVDSVDIPDGKIGMDIGDKTLGEIEGVLGGARTVIWNGPLGVFEFDSFSKGTARVANFVASCLGVTVVGGGDSVAAVNKFNLAGKITHVSTGGGASLEYLEGRILPGIRVLEK; this is encoded by the coding sequence ATGGCAATAAAGACTATAAAAGATTTTAACTTTTTGGGTAAGCGAGCTTTGGTTAGGTGTGACTTTAATGTGCCTTTAAGAGAGGGGAATATTAGTGATGATACTAGAATTAGGGCAGTCCTTCCTACTTTAGAGTATCTTAAGGCCCATGGGGCTAGGGTTGTTCTTATGAGTCATTTAGGCAGGCCGGATGGGGTCAGAGACCTCAGATATTCTCTAGGCCCTGTTGCTAGGAGATTATCAGAATTGTTGGGAGAGGATGTTAAGATTCTTTCTGACTGTATAGGCGATGATGTGTTTGATGCTATTTCTCTTATGAAAGATGGGGATGTTGTTTTACTTGAAAATGTAAGGTTTTATAAGGAAGAGGAACAAAACGATAGTGTGTTTGCTGAGAAATTGTCTCGGAATGGGGATGTTTTTGTAAATGATGCTTTTGGGACTGCTCACAGGGCTCATGCTTCCACGGCGGGGGTTGCAGATTATTTACCGGCTGTTGGTGGGTTTTTAATGGAAAGAGAAGATAAGTTTTTGGGTAAAATTTTGAAAAACCCGGAGAGTCCATTTGTTTCAATAATAGGAGGTTCGAAGGTCTCTTCAAAGATTGGGGTATTGGAGTCTCTTTTACCGAGATCCAATGTAATGGTAATTGGAGGTGGTATGGCTTACACTTTTCTGAAAGTAGGAGGGCATTCTATTGGAAAATCTCTCCTAGAAGATGGGTGTATTGATGTGGCCGCTTCTTTTTTAAAGAAGGCGAGTGATTTGAATGTAAGGATTATTTTGCCACTTGACCATGTGGTCTCGAGTGAATTTAAGGCGGACTCTATTCCTGAGTATGTTGATTCTGTTGATATACCTGATGGTAAGATAGGCATGGATATTGGTGATAAAACTTTAGGAGAAATTGAAGGAGTTCTGGGTGGTGCAAGGACTGTGATTTGGAATGGACCCCTTGGGGTTTTTGAGTTTGACTCTTTTTCTAAGGGAACAGCCAGAGTTGCTAATTTTGTAGCAAGTTGCCTTGGGGTTACGGTTGTTGGCGGAGGAGATTCGGTAGCGGCTGTGAATAAATTTAATTTGGCAGGTAAGATAACTCATGTCTCAACGGGTGGGGGAGCTTCTCTTGAGTATCTTGAGGGGAGAATTTTGCCAGGTATAAGGGTATTGGAGAAGTGA
- a CDS encoding hemolysin family protein, whose translation MFNFFSLIKNKRRRRADEDNEGRSRLEPASINNFSSLKGTIVKEIMIPRISVVFVDYFGSKDEILKVVTSSNHSRFPVYKETIDDIIGVIHTKDILFHMCKKDFYEIDLKDVMRKVMFVPESKKIDSLLKEFQENHVHIAIVVDEYGGVSGLVTLEDILEEIVGDIQDEFDNEIDEIVPLDDGSYLCTARVLIEDLNEKLGLKLPDGDFDTLGGFVYDLFGRIPLKNEKMEYNNLTFTIKNMHQRNIKVIKISQKEAL comes from the coding sequence ATGTTCAATTTTTTTAGTTTAATTAAGAATAAAAGAAGAAGACGTGCCGATGAGGATAATGAAGGAAGGTCGAGGTTGGAACCTGCTTCGATAAATAACTTTAGTTCTCTTAAGGGGACCATTGTTAAGGAAATTATGATTCCAAGGATAAGCGTAGTTTTTGTTGATTATTTTGGAAGTAAGGATGAAATTTTGAAAGTTGTAACATCTAGTAATCACTCGAGGTTTCCCGTTTACAAGGAAACGATCGATGATATTATTGGAGTAATTCATACTAAGGATATCCTCTTTCATATGTGTAAGAAGGATTTCTATGAAATTGATTTAAAAGACGTTATGCGTAAGGTAATGTTTGTACCAGAGAGTAAGAAAATTGATTCTCTTTTAAAAGAATTTCAGGAGAATCATGTTCATATTGCTATTGTTGTTGATGAATACGGGGGGGTTTCAGGCCTTGTTACTCTTGAGGATATTCTTGAGGAAATAGTTGGAGACATCCAAGATGAATTTGATAATGAAATCGACGAGATAGTCCCTCTTGATGATGGTAGTTATCTTTGCACTGCTAGGGTTTTGATAGAAGATTTGAATGAAAAACTTGGATTAAAGCTTCCAGATGGAGATTTTGACACTCTTGGTGGATTTGTGTATGACTTGTTTGGAAGAATTCCCTTAAAGAATGAAAAAATGGAGTACAATAACTTGACATTTACTATTAAAAATATGCACCAGAGAAACATTAAGGTGATAAAGATTTCTCAGAAGGAAGCGTTGTGA
- the tpiA gene encoding triose-phosphate isomerase, with product MRKIFLAGNWKMHYTSLEALDVSKQVVDGVRNFRDDILVMIAPPFTSLCKVCSVTRGTNILLGAQNMSYEDIGARTSEVSPSMLLEFGVDCVILGHSECRTYLGETDEVVNKKVLTGLRHPFKYLILCVGETLKEREDHKTLDVVLSQVRKGLSSVPESEIGRIVLAYEPVWAIGTGKTATKEEAQEVHRAIRLEIERLYSRAVADNIIIQYGGSVNVGNIRGLMEESDIDGALIGGASLKADSFLGIVNKVAE from the coding sequence ATGAGAAAGATATTTTTGGCAGGAAACTGGAAGATGCACTATACGAGCTTGGAGGCTTTAGATGTTTCTAAACAGGTTGTGGATGGTGTTCGGAATTTTAGGGATGATATTTTGGTTATGATAGCGCCTCCGTTTACATCTCTTTGTAAAGTTTGTAGTGTTACTAGGGGAACTAATATTCTTCTTGGGGCCCAGAACATGTCTTATGAAGATATTGGGGCTAGAACTAGTGAGGTTTCGCCTTCTATGTTGTTAGAGTTTGGGGTCGATTGCGTAATACTTGGGCATTCTGAATGTAGGACTTATTTGGGAGAAACGGATGAGGTAGTAAATAAAAAGGTTCTTACTGGACTCAGGCATCCGTTTAAATACTTAATTCTTTGTGTTGGAGAGACCCTTAAAGAAAGGGAAGATCACAAAACTTTGGATGTTGTCTTGAGTCAGGTTAGGAAAGGGCTGTCTTCTGTGCCTGAATCTGAGATTGGAAGGATAGTTTTGGCTTATGAGCCTGTGTGGGCTATTGGAACTGGTAAAACAGCAACAAAAGAAGAAGCGCAGGAAGTTCACAGGGCAATTAGACTTGAAATCGAGAGATTATATTCGAGGGCGGTTGCTGATAATATTATCATCCAGTATGGTGGTTCTGTTAATGTGGGGAATATAAGAGGTCTTATGGAGGAAAGTGATATTGATGGGGCGTTAATTGGCGGGGCGTCTTTGAAGGCTGATTCTTTTTTGGGCATAGTTAATAAAGTAGCTGAGTAG
- the ybeY gene encoding rRNA maturation RNase YbeY, whose product MVEEDLDLWAEDVEFEYLDIYRGFVSSVLGFLRVKRFELAVVLCSNAYIQRLNGEFRQRFEPTDVLSFNYFEGNGQLNHAIKGDLIISLEYLRFSAFEFGVEMYDELQRVTIHGILHLMGYDHKTNDFQKEEMLVIQEQVLRETRRVF is encoded by the coding sequence TTGGTAGAGGAAGATTTGGATTTATGGGCAGAGGATGTTGAGTTTGAGTATTTGGACATTTATCGTGGCTTCGTTTCATCTGTTTTGGGTTTTCTTCGCGTTAAGAGGTTCGAGCTTGCTGTTGTTCTTTGTAGTAATGCTTATATCCAAAGGTTAAATGGTGAATTTAGGCAGAGGTTTGAGCCCACCGATGTTCTTTCTTTCAATTATTTTGAGGGAAATGGGCAACTGAATCATGCTATAAAGGGCGATCTTATAATATCCCTTGAGTATCTGAGGTTTAGTGCTTTTGAATTTGGTGTTGAGATGTATGATGAGCTTCAGAGGGTTACTATACACGGAATTCTGCATTTAATGGGATATGATCACAAGACGAATGATTTTCAAAAGGAAGAGATGTTGGTTATTCAGGAGCAGGTCTTAAGAGAAACCAGAAGGGTGTTTTGA